One genomic window of Pagrus major chromosome 22, Pma_NU_1.0 includes the following:
- the pou3f2a gene encoding POU domain, class 3, transcription factor 2a yields MSGVLSGVTTSVNRSWPIKSGARRTTGARLCVPLAQRPGDAGERRLAAPWRKRVTVKGSLLLTPAITLAPIVMATATSNHYSVLTTPSSAPPPHSESGSMQQAAAYRDAHTLLQNDYSSLPGGGHPLSHAHQWITALSHGDGGAPWPSSPLGEQDVKPVLHDSDREELQNSSSLQQQQQQQQQQQRHPHLAHQQAHHDARAWRTTTASTHIPGMATSEGQSLVYSQSGFGLMPGGEQGGMHHHPLRDEDHHSHSPHLSEHGGGPGAHQQSLSHHHQHGGHQDQSDEDTPTSDELEQFAKQFKQRRIKLGFTQADVGLALGTLYGNVFSQTTICRFEALQLSFKNMCKLKPLLNKWLEEADSTSGSPTSLDKIAAQGRKRKKRTSIEVGVKGALESHFLKCPKPGAAEINSLADSLQLEKEVVRVWFCNRRQKEKRMTPAGGQIPGGEDMYGDTPPHHGGQTPVQ; encoded by the coding sequence ATGAGCGGGGTGCTGTCAGGGGTAACCACATCTGTCAACCGTTCTTGGCCAATAAAGAGCGGAGCGAGGCGGACCACAGGTGCGCGCCTCTGCGTCCCCTTGGCACAGCGCCCGGGAGATGCTGGAGAGAGACGCCTAGCTGCCCCGTGGCGCAAAAGAGTTACTGTCAAAGGCAGCCTCCTTTTAACTCCAGCTATCACTCTGGCTCCGATAGTTATGGCGACCGCAACGTCCAACCACTACAGCGTCCTCACCACCCCCAGCAGCGCGCCGCCGCCGCACTCGGAGTCCGGGAGCATGCAGCAGGCGGCAGCGTACAGGGACGCGCACACCCTGCTCCAGAACGACTACAGCTCGTTACCGGGCGGTGGACATCCGCTCAGCCACGCGCACCAGTGGATAACGGCGCTGTCTCACGGTGACGGCGGGGCGCCCTGGCCATCCAGTCCCCTCGGAGAGCAGGACGTGAAGCCCGTGCTGCACGACAGTGACCGAGAGGAGCTGCAGAACTCCAgcagtctgcagcagcagcaacagcagcagcagcagcaacagcgaCACCCTCACCTAGCGCACCAGCAGGCGCATCACGACGCCAGAGCATGGCGAACCACCACAGCCAGCACGCACATCCCCGGTATGGCGACATCTGAGGGCCAGAGTCTGGTGTATTCCCAGTCCGGCTTCGGTCTGATGCCGGGGGGAGAGCAAGGGGGGATGCACCACCACCCCCTGCGGGACGAGGACCACCACAGCCACAGCCCGCACCTCAGTGAGCACGGAGGAGGCCCCGGGGCCCACCAGCAGTCTCTCTCACACCATCACCAGCACGGGGGCCACCAGGACCAGTCAGACGAGGACACACCGACCTCCGACGAGTTGGAGCAGTTCGCCAAGCAGTTCAAGCAGCGACGCATCAAGCTGGGCTTCACCCAGGCGGACGTGGGACTGGCTCTCGGGACGCTGTACGGGAACGTCTTTTCTCAGACCACCATTTGCAGGTTCGAGGCGCTTCAACTCAGCTTCAAAAACATGTGTAAACTCAAGCCCTTGTTGAACAAGTGGCTGGAGGAGGCGGACTCCACCTCGGGGAGCCCCACGAGCCTGGATAAAATCGCGGCACAGGGacggaaaaggaaaaagaggacCTCCATCGAGGTGGGCGTGAAAGGGGCTCTGGAGAGCCATTTTCTCAAATGTCCAAAACCAGGAGCAGCGGAGATCAACTCCCTAGCGGACAGCCTGCagctggagaaggaggtggTGAGGGTTTGGTTTTGTAACAGGCggcagaaggagaagaggatgaCACCCGCTGGGGGACAGATACCAGGAGGAGAGGACATGTACGGGGACACCCCTCCTCACCACGGAGGACAAACTCCTGTGCAGTGA
- the faxca gene encoding failed axon connections homolog → MYWRVGFAWTRSCVVDLGQNQSFSSGLLGSDEQLSFYGYIIAYPLQDYGGIMSALGSDSWWRKTLYLTGGALLAAAAYLLHELLAIRKEEELDSKDAIILHQFSRPKTGAPSLSPFCLKLETYLRMVDLPYQNYFDGKLSPQGKMPWIEYNQEQVCGTEFIIDFLEERLGASLNKSLTPQEKAVSRAITKMVEEHFYWTIAYCQWVDNLEETQKMLSVSGPLSDLLKWILSHLTGGIVKREMYGHGIGRFSREEVYALMEKDMRTLATLLGDKKYLMGSKLSTVDAAVFSHLAPAMWTLPGTRPEQLIKGELINLAMYCERIRRRFWPEWFVDLEDLCYSDTTEGSDSACKLPDLGLYSRTDSFQDDTHNSRTRTPQDPPSPVSDPTGHSLYDSDMDTECSEMDQLKC, encoded by the exons ATGTACTGGCGCGTCGGGTTTGCCTGGACGCGGTCGTGTGTGGTTGATCTCGGCCAGAACCAGAGCTTCTCCTCCGGCCTGCTGGGCTCCGATGAGCAGCTCTCGTTTTATGGGTACATCATCGCCTACCCACTGCAGGACTACGGCGGGATCATGTCGGCTCTGGGCTCGGACTCGTGGTGGCGGAAGACGCTGTATCTGACCGGAGGGGCTCTGCTCGCCGCCGCGGCTTATCTGCTGCACGAGCTGCTGGCCATCAG aaaggAGGAAGAGCTGGACTCTAAAGATGCCATCATACTCCACCAGTTCTCCAGGCCCAAAACTGGCGCCCCGTCCCTGTCCCCGTTCTGCCTTAAGTTGGAGACCTACCTCCGTATGGTTGACCTGCCCTACCAG AACTACTTCGATGGGAAGCTTTCACCGCAGGGAAAGATGCCATGGATCGAATACAACCAGGAGCAGGTGTGTGGCACCGAATTCATCATCGACTTCCTGGAGGAGAGGCTGGGCGCGAGCCTCAACAAGAGCCTGACGCCGCAGGAGAAGGCCGTGTCTCGCGCCATAACCAAAATGGTGGAGGAGCACTTCTACTG gaCCATAGCATACTGTCAGTGGGTGGACAACCTGGAGGAGACCCAGAAGATGCTGTCAGTGAGCGGACCGCTGAGCGACCTGCTCAAGTGGATCCTGAGTCACCTGACCGGCGGGATCGTTAAGAGGGAGATGTACGGGCACGGGATCGGGCGCTTCTCTAGGGAGGAAGTGTACGCCCTGATGGAGAAGGACATGCGCACGTTGGCCACACTGCTAG GTGATAAGAAGTATCTGATGGGCTCTAAGCTTTCGACAGTAGACGCTGCGGTGTTCAGCCACCTGGCTCCTGCTATGTGGACGCTACCAGGAACAAGGCCAGAGCAGCTCATCAAAG GTGAGCTCATCAACCTGGCCATGTACTGCGAGCGCATCCGCCGGCGCTTCTGGCCCGAGTGGTTCGTGGACCTGGAGGACTTGTGCTACAGCGACACCACGGAGGGCAGCGACTCGGCCTGCAAGCTCCCCGACCTGGGCCTGTACTCCCGCACGGACTCCTTCCAGGACGACACACACAACTCACGCACTCGCACGCCGCAGGACCCGCCGTCGCCCGTCAGCGACCCCACGGGCCACTCGCTGTATGACTCTGACATGGACACGGAGTGCTCTGAAATGGACCAGCTCAAGTGTTGA